The genomic DNA GCGCAACGACCGAATGCACGGGGATGCCAAGCCCCTCTTCTCGCTTCTCCTCGAAACCGGAGCCGAGATCCATACCACGAGCTACGTGCTCCTGGAGACGCTGGCGCTACTGCAGGCGCGGGCCGGTATCGGCGCCGCCCAAGCGTTCGAACATGCGATCCGGCCTCTGCTTCGGGTGACCTGGGTGGACGAGTCTCTCCACAGCCGCGCGTTTCTGCGGTTGGAGCGGATCGGCCTTCGTTCGGTAAGCCTCGTGGACTGCGCCGGCTTCGAGGTCATGGAGGCGGTGGGCATCCGGGCGGCCTTTGCCTATGATCCCCATTTCGAGGAGCAGGGATTCCTCCTCCTGCAAACGGTCGAGGACGTAGGGTAGGCACGGCCGGAGGGGGCCGCCGACCACCGCGTCGATTTCGCTTCCGCGTCGGTGTCGGGTGGTCTTTAGCCGGTGGCAGTGTCTCACCGGAGCAGGGCGCTTGCCAGCCTGCCCGCCTCCCGCTCCCGCAGCGCCACGTTGACCCGGAGCTTCTCCAGGTGCTGGTCCATGGTCCTCTGGCCCTTGGGCACCGGGTGGGCCGCGAAGAAGGAGATGACCTTCCTGGCCGTCTCCGGGCGGGAGAGGGCCCGCACGCCCCCCGCCATGCGGACGATGGCGTTGTCGGGATACTCCCGGAGCATCCGGTCCCAGTTGGCCGCCAGGAACTCCCAGGCGCGCTCGCCCTGCTCGCGGCTGGCGAGACACTCCGCCAGGAGGTACGGGGCGTCCTGGGTGCGCACTGCGCCGTCTAGGGTCAGGGCCAGGGTGCGCTCCATCTCCGGCGCACCGGGGAACGCGGCGAGCAGCGAGCGGTAGCGGCGCTCTTCCTGGGGGTCGGCGGCGCGGCGGAACCGGGTGAGGAACACCTCGTAGTCCTGGGGGGTGCCCCTGCTGGCCACGGCCGCCGCGGCGGCGGCGGCCAGGTTGGGCTCCGCCGCGCCGGGGTCCGCGAGGTAGGCCTCGTGGAGGCGCCGCCCCCGCTCCAGGGCCTCGGGGTCCGCGGCGGTCACGGCCAACGCGCGCCGGAGGAGGGCGCGCAGCTCCAGGGTCCGGGGGGGATCGCCGGGCCGGGGCTCCCAACCCAGGCGGTCCAGGGCCGGGCGCAGGAGGGAGCGCACCCGTTCCCGGTAGCGGCTCAGGGCGTCGCCGTCGAGGAGGCGCTCGAGGCTCGCGAGGCTCCCCGCGAGGACGGCCCAGACGTCCAGGTCAGTCTCGGACCCGAACCGCTCCGCGAAGGCCAGGAACGCGGGGGCCGTCGTCGCCCCCGCGAGCACCGCCGCCCAGGCGTCGTCGGCGAGGACGTAGCGCTCGATGGGGGCGAGGTCCTCCATCATCCGGCCGGAGATCGCCTCCAGGAGCCCCTGCTCGTAGCGCACCCGGTAGAACCCGTAGCCCCCGGCGTTCACCAGCACCGGCCCTGCGGCCTCCTCCGGGCCCAGGCGCACCTCGACCCCTTCCAGAAGACGGCGCAGCTCTCCCCCGTGGGGCGGGGCTTCCCCGAGGCAACGCAAGACGAGGGGCACCGACCAGCGGGCGGGGTCCGCCTGGGTGGGGGCCGTGTAGTAGAAGCGGCTCTGGCGAAGAACGAGGGTTCCCGCGGCGTCCCGGCCCGCCGAGATCAGGGGGTAGCCCCCCTGGAAGATCCAGGAGTCCATGATGCGGCGGGCGGGCTCCCCCGTCACCGCCTCCAGGGCGTCCCACAGGTCGCCGGTCTCCGTGTTCCCGTAGGCGTGCGTTCGCAGGTAGTGCCGGATGCCGTCGCGGAAGCGCTCGGGTCCCAGGTACTGCTCGAGCATCCGCACCACCGAGGCGCCCTTCTCGTAGGTGAGGAGGTCGAACATGCCGTCGGCGTCGGCCGGGGAGCGCACCGGGTACTCGATGGGGCGGGTGGCGGACAGCGAGTCCACGTCGAAGGCGG from Thermodesulfobacteriota bacterium includes the following:
- a CDS encoding M1 family metallopeptidase — translated: MTRTGPDPYRLPNAAVPTHYDLTLEPDLEAGTFAGRAEIQIDVREPLEEVVLNAKELELREARLDGRPVAGIALGPERERVTFASGRLLEPGPHTLQVAFRGALNEKLAGFYRSTFTDDQGRRHTIATTQLQSTDARRAFPCFDEPAFKATFSVTLVIPEGLTAVSNAPVVAEEPAGPGKKRVRFGRTIPMSTYLVAFVVGPLEATGAVDAGGVALRVLHPPGKGRLTKYALEAGAHALGYFAAYYGIPYPGEKLDMVAIPDFAFGAMENLGCITYREVLLLVDEERATQADLLRVADVIAHEIAHMWFGDLVTMRWWNGIWLNEAFATFMATACTDAFRPEWRRWDQFSRERSAAFDVDSLSATRPIEYPVRSPADADGMFDLLTYEKGASVVRMLEQYLGPERFRDGIRHYLRTHAYGNTETGDLWDALEAVTGEPARRIMDSWIFQGGYPLISAGRDAAGTLVLRQSRFYYTAPTQADPARWSVPLVLRCLGEAPPHGGELRRLLEGVEVRLGPEEAAGPVLVNAGGYGFYRVRYEQGLLEAISGRMMEDLAPIERYVLADDAWAAVLAGATTAPAFLAFAERFGSETDLDVWAVLAGSLASLERLLDGDALSRYRERVRSLLRPALDRLGWEPRPGDPPRTLELRALLRRALAVTAADPEALERGRRLHEAYLADPGAAEPNLAAAAAAAVASRGTPQDYEVFLTRFRRAADPQEERRYRSLLAAFPGAPEMERTLALTLDGAVRTQDAPYLLAECLASREQGERAWEFLAANWDRMLREYPDNAIVRMAGGVRALSRPETARKVISFFAAHPVPKGQRTMDQHLEKLRVNVALREREAGRLASALLR
- a CDS encoding PIN domain-containing protein, giving the protein MKVFADTSGLFASIVRNDRMHGDAKPLFSLLLETGAEIHTTSYVLLETLALLQARAGIGAAQAFEHAIRPLLRVTWVDESLHSRAFLRLERIGLRSVSLVDCAGFEVMEAVGIRAAFAYDPHFEEQGFLLLQTVEDVG